In Passer domesticus isolate bPasDom1 chromosome 9, bPasDom1.hap1, whole genome shotgun sequence, a genomic segment contains:
- the RPL29 gene encoding large ribosomal subunit protein eL29, whose protein sequence is MAKSKNHTTHNQSRKWHRNGIKKPKTHRYESLKGVDPKFLRNMRFAKKHNKKGLKKMQANNAKQAAQQAAQQKKD, encoded by the exons ATGGCCAAGTCCAAGAACCACACCACGCACAACCAGT CCCGTAAGTGGCACAGAAATGGCATCAAGAAGCCCAAAACCCATAGATATGAATCTCTCAAAGGG GTTGATCCCAAGTTTCTGAGGAACATGAGGTTTGCAAAGAAACACAACAAGAAGGGGCTGAAGAAGATGCAGGCCAACAATGCCAAGCAGGCAGCTCAGcaggctgctcagcagaaaAAGGACTGA